CGACGGTCAAGACCGCGTGCTGGGGGTGACGGTCAGCCGCCGGCAGGCCATCCGGGAGGGTTGGCTGCACCGGGTCGCCGTGACGGTGTGCCGTGATGAGCGTGGGCGGATCCTCGTCCACCGGCGGTCGGAGCAGTTGTCGCGCTTCCCCGGGCTCTACGAGGTCGTGGTCGGTGGCGCCGTGGATGTCGGCGAGTCCTATGAACAGGCCGCCGCGCGGGAGCTGGCCGAAGAGCTGGGCACTCGCGTGCTGCCGCGCTTGCTGTTCACGTTCCTCAACCGCAGCGGTTTGAGCCCTCACTGGCTCGGCGTGCACGAAGCCGTGCTACCGGACACCGTGGTTCCCGATCCTGACGAGGTCGCCTGGCATGGCTGGCTGACCGAGCCGGAACTGCGGTCGGCCCTGCTGGACTGGCGCTTCACCCCCGACAGCCACGAAGCCTTCAGCCGGTATCTCGCATTCCGGACCGCGCAGTCCTGATACGTCCCGGCACTGACACCCTGTCTGCCGATTTCGCCGCAGCGCATCACAGAGACCCGCCCGACCACTGCCGTAAAGGTACGACCCGCCGGGAGGACCCGATGAGCGCGCAGCCCGACCACGCACCCATCCCGCCGTACGCCCCTGCCCCGGGCGCTCCGGCCGAACTTCTCGCGCAGCTGCGCGCCGACCGGCGTGCCGCTCAGTGGGTGCCGGCCTTCGAGCAGGAGTGGACGGCGGCGCTGGAAGAGTCGCGTCGGACGTTTTCCCTCGCCGGTCGTCCAGGACTGGCAGGGCCGCCTCGCCCACGCCCCGGCGGTCGACGCGTTCGTCGCCTCCGGCTACGACGACAGCGAGTTCATCGACATGGCGGAGCTGCGGGGAAGGCGCCGGTGACCGGACAGCCCTACTCGGTCCGCTTCTCCGCGTCGGCCGCGAAGGTTCTCGACACCCTGCCCGAGCACGTCGAAGACACCGTGTGGGACGTCCTGGACGCCGCCGCCGGCGACCCGTGGGGTTTTGGGCAGTGGAACGCCGACGGCATCGAAGGCGAGGATGTGCGCTACGCGTCCGTCAGCCAGATGTCTCTCACCTACTGGGTGAACCGGCCTCTGCGCCGTTTGACCGTCCTGAACATCGTCTGACTCGGCTGACCCAGCCATACGAACAACATGCTGGTCAGAGCGCGCTACGGCAAATGAGCTGCCTCCACACCCCGAAGGGTGCGGAGGCAATTGCTGGTCTTGATACCGCGGTGAGCAGCAGGAAGCCGGTGATGCCGCTGGCGCCGTACTTCCACTGCATGGTCTGCTCGACTCCGCCGCTCTGCTGCTACTACAGAGCGGAACAGGCACACCTCTGAGCCCCATTCGTCGCCGGAAGCAAAACTTCCACCATGACTACCAAGTTGGCAACCAACTCTAGCAGTGTTGTTCCCACTTGGGAGCTACTCATAAACAGAGTCCCAACAACTCCCCATAGATGGATCGAAGTTTTAGCGTTCGATGCGTGGGGTTTCTGCAGCTCAGACACAGTGACAGGCCGTACGTTTCATGCTGAACCAGTACCACTCGCTGGGACTGGTGATACTGATGGGTTGCCATATAGCGCGCCACCCCCGCACAGAACAGGGTGCGACCGTTGCCGGTTGATGCACGGGAGATCGTCGACCCGCCCCGTCAACGCATACCCCGATCGAGAGGCGGAGAGCTATCTGACCTGCGTGAACGCCTAAATCTGCAGAATATCCACTAGTTGAAGTTGGCGACCAACTGGCTATTCTTTTCCCGTGCCAGAAGGGATCCATAACCACCTTCCAATGAACTGCCCAAAGATGGCGAGAAGCTGCATCGAATGGCTGCTTCTGCTGTCGCTTACGAGACTGGTGATGCCCTATCGATCTCCAGCTTCTGGAAGTGACTGGAGATATCGAGTTGA
This is a stretch of genomic DNA from Streptomyces sp. NBC_00285. It encodes these proteins:
- a CDS encoding NUDIX domain-containing protein, which codes for MDELVERVDGQDRVLGVTVSRRQAIREGWLHRVAVTVCRDERGRILVHRRSEQLSRFPGLYEVVVGGAVDVGESYEQAAARELAEELGTRVLPRLLFTFLNRSGLSPHWLGVHEAVLPDTVVPDPDEVAWHGWLTEPELRSALLDWRFTPDSHEAFSRYLAFRTAQS